A stretch of Plodia interpunctella isolate USDA-ARS_2022_Savannah chromosome 15, ilPloInte3.2, whole genome shotgun sequence DNA encodes these proteins:
- the LOC128676200 gene encoding katanin p60 ATPase-containing subunit A-like 2 isoform X1, which yields MAGARPLSQMRKIETKEALFRARKRILKYLVLGFLKQEGFFHTSETFVNEANLTGEYEVCDNIDLDIILQDYCSYYLIRFNKQPQFCRKVALEPPKPPRPTTRRAKPERAHEEPQKDEDLPSTFTVTRIFEDERPQTAIPAIERKSLSGFQANMPAEKKQLVEMLYQDIIRPSGVAWEDIKGLSSAKNLLMESVIYPVRYPEVFTGLLEPWRGVLLHGPPGTGKTMLAKAVASESSCTFFNISCSTIINKWRGESEKIIKVLFEMASYYAPSIIFIDEVETIASDRSTPGEHEASRRMKAQLLTELDGISEREGVVFLLANSNMPWELDPAMLRRLEKRIYIPLPDFKTRTELFQAFLNSKNIEVYPKVDFNELATKTEGYSGSEVKLVCKEALMTTVRKLLPNMNRKNSGVTRKDRLDLADILTAIEKTKPVSKNLAKRHIDWQAQMGCS from the exons ATGGCTGGAGCGAGACCCTTGAGTCAAATGAGAAAAATTGAAACT AAAGAAGCCTTGTTCCGAGCCCGGAAACGGATATTAAAGTACCTAGTGCTGGGGTTCCTGAAGCAGGAAGGTTTCTTCCACACGTCGGAGACCTTCGTGAATGAGGCCAACCTCACTGGCGAGTACGAGGTCTGTGACAACATCGACCTGGACATCATACTGCAG GACTATTGTAGCTACTACCTGATCCGCTTCAACAAGCAGCCACAGTTCTGTCGCAAGGTGGCGCTGGAGCCACCGAAGCCGCCGCGCCCTACCACGCGCAGGGCGAAGCCCGAGCGAGCTCATGAGGAGCCCCAGAAAGACGAGGATCTGCCGTCTACTTTCACCGTCACTCGAATTTTCGAG GACGAAAGACCTCAGACAGCAATACCAGCAATCGAGAGGAAGTCGCTCTCTGGTTTCCAAGCCAACATGCCAGCCGAAAAGAAGCAGCTCGTAGAAATGTTGTACCAGGACATTATAAGGCCATCAGGGGTGGCCTGGGAAGACATAAAGGGCTTGTCTTCGGCGAAAAACTTGCTCATGGAATCCGTTATTTATCCTGTAAG GTATCCGGAGGTATTCACGGGTCTCCTGGAGCCGTGGAGAGGTGTGCTCCTCCACGGTCCGCCAGGGACGGGCAAGACCATGCTGGCCAAGGCAGTAGCCAGCGAGAGCTCCTGCACTTTCTTCAACATATCCTGTAGCACCATTATCAACAAGTGGAGGGGCGAATCTGAGAAGATAATCAAG GTACTCTTTGAAATGGCATCCTACTATGCGCCATCTATCATCTTCATAGACGAGGTGGAGACGATAGCCTCTGACCGGTCGACGCCGGGAGAACATGAAGCGTCGAGGAGAATGAAGGCCCAACTCCTTACCGAATTGGACGGCATCAGTGAACGGGAGGGCGTGGTGTTTCTGCTTGCCAACTCTAACATGCCATG GGAGTTGGACCCAGCCATGTTGCGTAGACTGGAAAAGCGCATATACATTCCACTTCCAGACTTCAAGACTCGCACAGAGCTCTTCCAGGCCTTCCTCAATTCCAAGAACATAGAAGTCTACCCAAAGGTGGACTTCAACGAGCTGGCGACTAAGACAGAGGGTTATTCCGGCAGCGAAGTCAAGCTGGTCTGCAAGGAAGCCCTCATGACTACGGTTAGGAAACTGCTGCCTAATATGAATAGGAAAA ATAGCGGCGTAACCCGCAAAGATAGACTGGACTTGGCAGACATATTGACAGCCATAGAGAAGACGAAGCCGGTGTCTAAGAATTTGGCAAAAAGGCACATCGACTGGCAAGCACAGATGGGCTGCTCCTAG
- the LOC128676200 gene encoding katanin p60 ATPase-containing subunit A-like 2 isoform X2 encodes MAGARPLSQMRKIETKEALFRARKRILKYLVLGFLKQEGFFHTSETFVNEANLTGEYEVCDNIDLDIILQDYCSYYLIRFNKQPQFCRKVALEPPKPPRPTTRRAKPERAHEEPQKDEDLPSTFTVTRIFEDERPQTAIPAIERKSLSGFQANMPAEKKQLVEMLYQDIIRPSGVAWEDIKGLSSAKNLLMESVIYPVRYPEVFTGLLEPWRGVLLHGPPGTGKTMLAKAVASESSCTFFNISCSTIINKWRGESEKIIKVLFEMASYYAPSIIFIDEVETIASDRSTPGEHEASRRMKAQLLTELDGISEREGVVFLLANSNMPWELDPAMLRRLEKRIYIPLPDFKTRTELFQAFLNSKNIEVYPKVDFNELATKTEGYSGSEVKLVCKEALMTTIAA; translated from the exons ATGGCTGGAGCGAGACCCTTGAGTCAAATGAGAAAAATTGAAACT AAAGAAGCCTTGTTCCGAGCCCGGAAACGGATATTAAAGTACCTAGTGCTGGGGTTCCTGAAGCAGGAAGGTTTCTTCCACACGTCGGAGACCTTCGTGAATGAGGCCAACCTCACTGGCGAGTACGAGGTCTGTGACAACATCGACCTGGACATCATACTGCAG GACTATTGTAGCTACTACCTGATCCGCTTCAACAAGCAGCCACAGTTCTGTCGCAAGGTGGCGCTGGAGCCACCGAAGCCGCCGCGCCCTACCACGCGCAGGGCGAAGCCCGAGCGAGCTCATGAGGAGCCCCAGAAAGACGAGGATCTGCCGTCTACTTTCACCGTCACTCGAATTTTCGAG GACGAAAGACCTCAGACAGCAATACCAGCAATCGAGAGGAAGTCGCTCTCTGGTTTCCAAGCCAACATGCCAGCCGAAAAGAAGCAGCTCGTAGAAATGTTGTACCAGGACATTATAAGGCCATCAGGGGTGGCCTGGGAAGACATAAAGGGCTTGTCTTCGGCGAAAAACTTGCTCATGGAATCCGTTATTTATCCTGTAAG GTATCCGGAGGTATTCACGGGTCTCCTGGAGCCGTGGAGAGGTGTGCTCCTCCACGGTCCGCCAGGGACGGGCAAGACCATGCTGGCCAAGGCAGTAGCCAGCGAGAGCTCCTGCACTTTCTTCAACATATCCTGTAGCACCATTATCAACAAGTGGAGGGGCGAATCTGAGAAGATAATCAAG GTACTCTTTGAAATGGCATCCTACTATGCGCCATCTATCATCTTCATAGACGAGGTGGAGACGATAGCCTCTGACCGGTCGACGCCGGGAGAACATGAAGCGTCGAGGAGAATGAAGGCCCAACTCCTTACCGAATTGGACGGCATCAGTGAACGGGAGGGCGTGGTGTTTCTGCTTGCCAACTCTAACATGCCATG GGAGTTGGACCCAGCCATGTTGCGTAGACTGGAAAAGCGCATATACATTCCACTTCCAGACTTCAAGACTCGCACAGAGCTCTTCCAGGCCTTCCTCAATTCCAAGAACATAGAAGTCTACCCAAAGGTGGACTTCAACGAGCTGGCGACTAAGACAGAGGGTTATTCCGGCAGCGAAGTCAAGCTGGTCTGCAAGGAAGCCCTCATGACTACG ATAGCGGCGTAA